One segment of Desulfovibrio legallii DNA contains the following:
- a CDS encoding MinD/ParA family protein, producing MSGTFPLVFSVTSGKGGVGKTNISVNLAICLAQLGKRVVLIDADLGLANVDVVLGLTPQKNLFHLFHEGATIQEILFPTPYGFSILPASSGMSEMLTLSTGQKLDLLEAVDELENDLDYLIVDTGAGINDNVLYFNMAAQERLVVLTPEPTSLTDAYALIKVLKTNHGVERFEVCVNMAPDAKTAREMFVRLHQACDHFLSGVSLELAGVIPRDTAVRKAVVQQLPFCVSEPQSPASRGVLAMAKTITTWEVPENLDGNIKFFWKKLLFR from the coding sequence ATGAGCGGCACCTTTCCCCTGGTTTTTTCCGTTACCTCCGGCAAGGGGGGCGTGGGCAAAACCAATATATCGGTAAATCTGGCCATCTGTCTTGCCCAGCTGGGCAAGCGGGTGGTACTTATTGACGCGGACTTGGGCTTGGCCAATGTGGATGTGGTGCTGGGGCTTACGCCGCAGAAAAACCTTTTCCACCTGTTTCATGAAGGCGCGACCATCCAGGAAATCCTTTTCCCCACGCCTTATGGTTTTTCCATTCTGCCGGCCTCTTCTGGCATGAGCGAAATGCTTACCCTTTCCACCGGCCAGAAGCTGGATTTGCTGGAAGCCGTAGACGAACTTGAGAACGACCTGGATTATCTTATTGTGGACACGGGGGCGGGCATCAACGACAATGTGCTGTATTTCAACATGGCCGCGCAGGAGCGCCTGGTGGTGCTTACGCCGGAGCCTACCTCCCTTACGGACGCCTACGCCCTCATCAAGGTGCTCAAGACCAATCATGGGGTGGAGCGCTTTGAGGTCTGCGTCAATATGGCCCCGGACGCCAAAACTGCGCGGGAGATGTTTGTGCGCCTGCACCAGGCCTGCGATCACTTTTTGAGCGGCGTTTCGCTGGAGTTGGCGGGGGTTATCCCGCGCGATACGGCCGTGCGCAAGGCCGTGGTGCAGCAGTTGCCTTTCTGCGTCAGCGAGCCGCAGAGCCCGGCCTCCCGTGGGGTGCTGGCGATGGCCAAGACCATCACCACCTGGGAAGTGCCCGAAAATCTGGATGGCAATATCAAGTTTTTCTGGAAAAAACTTTTATTCCGTTAG
- a CDS encoding flagellar basal body-associated FliL family protein — translation MAAKTDVKTAPDTEALQMDLGPDPVRRKVELDLDDAPFLKSEEKMPAVAASQAAPAVPQDGAAPPKKRSWRLAAAVAGLLVLIGAGAAWRLWPRTPPPPPAEAVKPEVVVVPQTPTAQMPQDQVKELAPFVVPRADGDGTAFLICKFSVVYKNPALGAELDRKMVSLRDALYFYLGSKTDAFLLNADNAPTIKRDLTEVLNDYLTQGQVTDILLESYLNS, via the coding sequence GTGGCTGCAAAAACTGACGTGAAAACCGCTCCGGACACGGAAGCCCTGCAGATGGATCTGGGGCCTGACCCCGTCCGCCGCAAGGTGGAACTGGACCTGGACGACGCCCCCTTCCTCAAATCGGAAGAAAAAATGCCGGCTGTGGCCGCAAGCCAGGCCGCGCCCGCAGTGCCGCAAGACGGTGCGGCCCCGCCCAAAAAACGCTCTTGGCGGCTGGCGGCGGCGGTGGCCGGGCTGCTGGTTCTGATCGGGGCGGGCGCCGCCTGGCGGCTCTGGCCGCGCACCCCGCCGCCTCCACCGGCGGAGGCCGTCAAGCCAGAGGTAGTTGTGGTGCCCCAGACGCCCACGGCCCAGATGCCCCAGGACCAGGTCAAAGAGCTGGCCCCTTTTGTGGTGCCGCGCGCTGACGGCGACGGTACGGCCTTTCTGATCTGCAAGTTTTCTGTGGTCTACAAAAATCCGGCCCTGGGCGCGGAATTGGACCGCAAAATGGTTTCCCTGCGTGATGCCCTCTACTTCTACCTGGGCAGCAAGACGGACGCCTTTCTGCTCAACGCCGACAACGCCCCCACCATCAAGCGGGATCTGACGGAAGTGCTCAACGACTACCTGACCCAGGGGCAGGTTACGGACATTTTGCTGGAAAGTTATCTCAATTCATAA
- the gcvH gene encoding glycine cleavage system protein GcvH, translating to MQFPDDRQYHADHLWAQQRPEGVWRIGITDYAQEQLGGVIFVDLPEAGSAFAQGASCASIESVKVTSDALMPVSGEVTAVNPALADAPELCNTDPYGEGWLVEVRRTAPEEGGALTAAAYAAQVQA from the coding sequence ATGCAATTTCCCGACGACAGGCAGTACCACGCCGACCACCTCTGGGCGCAGCAGCGTCCTGAGGGCGTCTGGCGCATCGGCATTACCGACTATGCGCAGGAACAGCTGGGCGGCGTCATCTTTGTGGACCTGCCGGAAGCAGGATCCGCATTCGCCCAGGGGGCTTCCTGCGCCTCCATTGAATCGGTCAAAGTGACGAGCGACGCGCTCATGCCCGTTTCCGGCGAGGTCACGGCCGTGAACCCCGCCCTGGCAGACGCGCCGGAGCTGTGCAACACGGACCCCTACGGCGAGGGCTGGCTGGTGGAAGTCCGCCGCACGGCTCCAGAGGAGGGCGGCGCGTTGACGGCAGCGGCCTACGCCGCCCAGGTACAGGCTTGA
- a CDS encoding 3-phosphoshikimate 1-carboxyvinyltransferase, translated as MTEHSHEGRTPRRNPEQRDARPRRPLREVVSDLDHDILRLLLRRHNLLTRMRGDKPRLEPAEEKFLRESWEAAAARVSRDPRLTGHFFSLMQEVVFQPRPVAPDAQENGADQRPEPPRTAFNLAPPARPVKLDCTAPLACRVTRAWLFLAATSGRPLCLAPCLMNDPIVDCVQMLTQAGAALTRTDDGVLAREAAPLGTPDKVLHAGDSAWNFFLLLGHYLGRPSRVKITGGSGLKLADFTTLRHVLPALGARMVHAVPKSTGLPVRLECSGLLPDAFTLPADVPVELAEALLLAAPGYERPLLVDLSAHPDQATALARVLPVLRAAGAAVQADGGRVRVTPGPLNFPESPELPLEPELAVFLLALPLALGGSARLTGLWPRWPAAVAGWDLLQALGLDLRQDTRKEHGEIVAQNAVPVHVFDLAALPVHFPADWAALPLALAACAALRGGEVRLPALSGGVDPAEVESFLRAAGCDLRDDGRLCKKEQYGQETPWNAPSPVWALGLALAACARPHRKLGNPGVMTELYPAFWALYNSLPEPALRRQPPPAATPEAPRRRRIHTASVAVPPELPPDEEW; from the coding sequence ATGACCGAGCACTCTCATGAAGGGCGCACGCCGCGCCGGAACCCCGAACAGCGTGATGCGCGGCCCCGCCGCCCCTTGCGCGAGGTGGTCAGCGACCTTGACCACGACATTTTGCGGCTCTTGCTGCGCCGCCACAATCTGCTTACGCGCATGCGGGGCGACAAACCCCGCCTGGAGCCCGCCGAAGAAAAATTTCTGCGTGAATCATGGGAGGCCGCCGCGGCCCGCGTAAGCCGTGACCCACGCCTGACCGGCCACTTTTTTTCTCTGATGCAGGAAGTGGTCTTTCAACCCCGGCCAGTGGCCCCGGACGCGCAGGAAAACGGCGCAGACCAGCGCCCGGAGCCACCCCGCACGGCCTTCAACCTGGCGCCGCCCGCGCGGCCTGTGAAGCTGGACTGCACCGCCCCGCTGGCCTGCCGCGTAACCCGTGCATGGCTGTTTCTGGCCGCGACCAGCGGTCGGCCCCTGTGTCTGGCCCCTTGCCTTATGAACGACCCCATTGTGGACTGCGTGCAGATGCTTACCCAGGCCGGGGCCGCCCTTACCCGTACGGACGACGGCGTGCTGGCCCGTGAGGCTGCCCCCCTGGGCACGCCGGACAAAGTGCTGCACGCGGGCGACAGCGCCTGGAACTTTTTTCTGCTGTTGGGGCACTATCTGGGCCGGCCCTCCCGAGTCAAAATCACAGGCGGCTCTGGTCTGAAGCTGGCGGATTTCACCACCCTGCGCCATGTGTTGCCTGCCCTGGGCGCGCGCATGGTGCACGCCGTGCCCAAGAGCACGGGCCTGCCCGTGCGGCTGGAGTGTTCCGGCTTGCTGCCGGACGCCTTTACCCTGCCCGCGGACGTGCCCGTGGAGCTGGCCGAGGCCCTGCTGCTGGCCGCGCCCGGCTATGAACGCCCCTTGTTGGTGGACCTGAGCGCCCACCCGGACCAGGCCACGGCCCTGGCCCGCGTGCTGCCCGTGCTGCGTGCGGCCGGCGCCGCCGTGCAGGCCGATGGCGGCAGGGTGCGCGTCACCCCCGGCCCCCTGAATTTTCCCGAAAGCCCCGAACTGCCGCTGGAACCGGAACTGGCCGTATTTTTGCTTGCCCTGCCCCTGGCTTTGGGCGGCAGCGCCCGGCTCACCGGCCTGTGGCCCCGCTGGCCCGCAGCCGTGGCCGGCTGGGATTTGCTGCAGGCTCTGGGCCTGGACTTGCGCCAGGATACCCGCAAGGAACACGGCGAAATTGTTGCCCAAAACGCCGTCCCCGTGCACGTTTTTGATCTTGCGGCCCTGCCGGTCCACTTCCCTGCGGACTGGGCGGCGCTGCCCCTGGCCCTGGCCGCCTGTGCGGCCCTGCGCGGCGGCGAAGTTCGTCTGCCCGCCCTGTCCGGCGGCGTGGACCCCGCCGAGGTGGAAAGTTTTCTGCGCGCAGCGGGCTGCGACCTGAGAGATGACGGCCGATTGTGCAAAAAAGAACAATATGGTCAGGAAACCCCCTGGAACGCCCCCTCGCCGGTCTGGGCTCTGGGCCTGGCTCTGGCCGCCTGCGCCCGCCCCCACCGCAAGTTGGGCAATCCTGGCGTCATGACGGAGTTGTATCCGGCCTTCTGGGCGCTCTACAACAGCCTGCCCGAACCTGCCCTGCGCCGACAGCCTCCCCCGGCCGCCACGCCCGAAGCGCCCCGTCGACGGCGTATCCATACGGCCTCTGTGGCTGTACCGCCGGAACTGCCGCCCGACGAAGAATGGTAG
- the aprA gene encoding adenylyl-sulfate reductase subunit alpha codes for MPMIPVKEVNKGVAIAEPEVKEHAVDLLIVGGGMGACGVAYEAVRWGDKHGLKIMLCDKAALERSGAVAQGLSAINTYLGENSADDYVRMVRTDLMGLVREDLIFDVGRHVDDSVHLFEDWGLPCWIKSEDGHNMNGADAKAAGKSLRKGDKPVRSGRWQIMINGESYKCIVAEAAKNALGEDRMMERIFIVKLLLDKNTPNRVAGAVGFNLRANEVHIFKANAIMVAAGGAVNVYRPRSTGEGMGRAWYPVWNAGSTYTLCAQVGAEMTMMENRFVPARFKDGYGPVGAWFLLFKAKATNSKGEDYCSTNKAMLKPYEDRGYAKGNVIPTCLRNHMMLREMREGRGPIYMDTKTALLNTFATLSEEQQKHLESEAWEDFLDMCVGQANLWAATNTAPEERGSEIMPTEPYLLGSHSGCCGIWASGPDEAWVPEDYKVKASNGKVYNRMTTVEGLFTCADGVGASGHKFSSGSHAEGRIAGKQMVRWCLDHKDFKPEFKETADELKKLIYRPYYNYMEGKAASTDPVVNPNYITPKNFMMRLVKCTDEYGGGVGTYYTTSKALLDTGFYLLEMMEEDSEKLAARDLHELLRCWENYHRLWTVRLHMQHIAFREESRYPGFYYRADFMGLDDSKWKCFVNSKYDPATGETKIFKKPYYQIIPD; via the coding sequence ATGCCTATGATTCCCGTGAAGGAAGTGAATAAGGGCGTTGCCATTGCCGAACCCGAAGTCAAAGAACATGCGGTTGATCTGCTCATCGTGGGCGGCGGCATGGGCGCTTGCGGCGTGGCCTATGAGGCCGTGCGCTGGGGCGACAAACATGGCCTGAAAATCATGCTCTGCGACAAAGCCGCGCTGGAGCGTTCCGGCGCCGTGGCCCAGGGCCTTTCGGCCATCAACACCTATCTGGGCGAAAACTCCGCCGACGACTATGTGCGCATGGTCCGCACCGACCTTATGGGCCTGGTGCGCGAAGACCTGATCTTCGACGTGGGCCGCCACGTGGACGACTCCGTGCATCTGTTTGAAGATTGGGGCCTGCCCTGCTGGATCAAGAGCGAAGACGGCCACAACATGAACGGCGCCGACGCCAAGGCCGCGGGCAAATCCCTGCGCAAGGGCGACAAGCCCGTGCGTTCCGGCCGCTGGCAGATCATGATCAACGGCGAGTCCTACAAGTGCATCGTGGCCGAAGCGGCCAAGAATGCCCTGGGCGAAGACCGCATGATGGAGCGCATCTTCATCGTGAAACTGCTGCTGGACAAAAACACCCCCAACCGGGTGGCCGGCGCCGTGGGCTTTAACCTGCGCGCCAACGAAGTGCACATCTTCAAAGCCAACGCCATCATGGTGGCCGCTGGCGGCGCGGTGAACGTGTACCGCCCCCGCTCCACCGGTGAAGGCATGGGCCGCGCCTGGTATCCCGTGTGGAATGCCGGCTCCACCTACACCCTGTGCGCGCAGGTGGGCGCCGAAATGACCATGATGGAAAACCGCTTCGTGCCCGCCCGCTTCAAGGACGGTTACGGCCCCGTGGGCGCGTGGTTCCTGCTCTTCAAGGCCAAGGCCACCAACTCCAAGGGTGAAGACTACTGCTCCACCAACAAGGCCATGCTGAAGCCTTACGAGGACCGCGGCTACGCCAAGGGCAACGTCATCCCCACCTGCCTGCGTAACCACATGATGCTGCGTGAAATGCGCGAAGGTCGCGGCCCCATCTACATGGACACCAAGACCGCCCTGCTGAACACCTTTGCCACCCTGAGCGAAGAGCAGCAGAAGCACCTGGAATCCGAAGCGTGGGAAGACTTCCTTGACATGTGCGTGGGCCAGGCCAACCTGTGGGCCGCCACCAACACCGCGCCTGAAGAACGCGGCTCCGAAATCATGCCCACCGAGCCTTACCTGCTGGGCTCCCACTCCGGTTGCTGCGGTATCTGGGCCTCCGGCCCGGACGAAGCCTGGGTGCCGGAAGACTACAAAGTCAAAGCCAGCAACGGCAAGGTCTACAACCGCATGACCACCGTGGAAGGCCTCTTCACCTGCGCCGACGGCGTGGGCGCTTCCGGCCACAAGTTCTCCTCCGGCTCGCACGCCGAAGGCCGCATCGCCGGCAAGCAGATGGTGCGCTGGTGCCTGGACCACAAGGACTTCAAACCTGAGTTCAAGGAAACGGCCGACGAGCTGAAAAAACTCATCTACCGTCCTTACTACAACTATATGGAAGGCAAGGCCGCTTCCACCGACCCCGTGGTGAACCCCAACTACATCACGCCTAAGAACTTCATGATGCGCCTCGTCAAGTGCACCGATGAATACGGCGGCGGCGTGGGCACCTACTACACCACCTCCAAGGCCCTGCTTGACACTGGCTTCTATCTGCTTGAGATGATGGAAGAAGACTCTGAAAAGCTGGCCGCCCGCGACCTGCACGAACTGCTGCGCTGCTGGGAAAACTACCACCGCCTCTGGACCGTGCGTCTGCACATGCAGCACATTGCCTTCCGTGAGGAATCCCGGTACCCCGGCTTCTACTACCGTGCGGACTTCATGGGTCTTGACGACAGCAAGTGGAAGTGCTTTGTGAACTCCAAGTACGATCCCGCCACCGGCGAGACCAAGATCTTCAAGAAGCCCTACTACCAGATCATCCCTGACTAG
- the aprB gene encoding adenylyl-sulfate reductase subunit beta, translated as MPTFVDPSKCDGCKGGEKTACMYICPNDLMILDPEEMKAYNQEPDACWECYSCVKICPQGAITARPYADFAPMGGTCIPMRSADSIMWTVKFRNGNVKRFKFPIRTTPEGSIKPYDGRPEGANLEDELLFTETALATPKEALSKKFDVSEADKVFTCKEHGR; from the coding sequence ATGCCGACGTTTGTCGATCCGTCCAAATGCGACGGCTGCAAGGGTGGCGAAAAGACGGCCTGCATGTACATCTGCCCCAACGACCTCATGATCCTCGACCCTGAGGAAATGAAGGCCTACAACCAGGAACCGGACGCCTGCTGGGAATGCTATTCCTGCGTCAAGATTTGCCCTCAGGGCGCCATTACGGCCCGCCCCTATGCGGACTTCGCGCCCATGGGCGGCACCTGTATCCCCATGCGTTCGGCCGACTCCATCATGTGGACGGTCAAGTTCCGCAACGGCAACGTGAAGCGCTTCAAGTTCCCCATTCGCACCACGCCTGAAGGCTCCATCAAACCTTACGACGGCCGCCCCGAAGGCGCCAACCTGGAAGACGAGCTGCTGTTCACCGAAACCGCGCTGGCCACTCCCAAGGAAGCCTTGAGCAAAAAGTTCGATGTGTCGGAAGCCGACAAGGTCTTTACCTGCAAAGAACACGGCCGCTAG
- a CDS encoding chemotaxis response regulator CheY encodes MPYNPNMRVLVVDDFSTMRRIVRNILRQIGFQNVVEADDGTSAWEVLNREKIDFIVSDWNMPQMTGIDLLRKVRASEQFANIPFLMVTAEAQQENIIEAVQAKVSNYIVKPFTADTMKQKIDKIFA; translated from the coding sequence ATGCCTTACAATCCCAACATGCGCGTTCTTGTGGTTGACGATTTTTCCACCATGCGCCGTATTGTTCGCAACATCCTGCGCCAGATCGGCTTTCAGAACGTGGTGGAGGCCGACGACGGCACCTCCGCATGGGAAGTCCTCAACAGAGAAAAGATAGACTTCATCGTTTCCGACTGGAATATGCCCCAGATGACCGGCATTGATTTGCTGCGCAAGGTTCGCGCCAGTGAACAATTTGCAAATATACCGTTTCTTATGGTCACGGCGGAAGCCCAGCAGGAAAATATTATTGAGGCGGTGCAGGCCAAGGTGTCCAACTACATCGTCAAGCCTTTCACCGCTGATACCATGAAGCAGAAAATTGACAAGATCTTTGCCTGA
- a CDS encoding FliA/WhiG family RNA polymerase sigma factor, with protein sequence MKTATARIQPWEALESGATAWERFSPPEQEAVVRHYAPKIRFLALRLKAKLPRSVELGELISSGTLGLMEALGKFRPQLGIRFETYAESRIRGAMLDELRRLDWFPRSLRQRVRVLDEAMRQVENLEGRPATEEELQHLTGLELREVRQGLEALQNQLWVSLDAIQDTFAGDAQGGEGEPYRRTALRELVERVAPLIDTLTPREKLVLSLYYTDELNMRETAEVLGITEGRVSQLHSQALSRLRREFVSRYGEEPEA encoded by the coding sequence ATGAAAACCGCCACAGCGCGGATACAACCCTGGGAGGCGCTGGAAAGCGGCGCTACCGCATGGGAACGCTTTTCGCCGCCGGAGCAGGAAGCGGTGGTGCGGCACTATGCCCCCAAGATCCGCTTTCTGGCACTGCGCCTCAAAGCCAAACTCCCCCGCAGCGTGGAGCTGGGCGAGCTTATCAGCTCCGGCACGTTGGGGCTGATGGAGGCGCTCGGCAAATTCCGGCCGCAGTTGGGCATCCGCTTCGAAACGTATGCAGAAAGCCGCATCCGCGGCGCCATGCTGGACGAACTGCGTCGGTTGGACTGGTTCCCCCGTTCCCTGCGGCAGCGGGTGCGCGTGCTGGACGAGGCCATGCGGCAGGTGGAAAATCTGGAGGGCCGCCCCGCCACGGAAGAAGAACTGCAACACCTCACTGGTCTGGAGCTGCGCGAGGTGCGTCAGGGCCTGGAAGCACTGCAGAACCAGTTGTGGGTTTCGCTGGACGCCATCCAGGACACCTTTGCGGGCGACGCACAGGGCGGCGAAGGCGAACCCTATCGGCGCACGGCCCTGCGGGAACTGGTGGAACGCGTCGCGCCGCTTATTGATACCTTGACGCCAAGAGAGAAATTGGTACTGTCGCTTTACTATACGGACGAGTTGAATATGCGTGAAACCGCCGAAGTTCTGGGCATCACCGAAGGGCGCGTGTCTCAGCTTCACTCTCAGGCCCTGAGCCGTCTGCGCAGAGAATTCGTCAGCCGTTACGGCGAGGAACCTGAAGCATAA
- a CDS encoding CoB--CoM heterodisulfide reductase iron-sulfur subunit A family protein has protein sequence MSNAILVVGGGFAGLTAAIEAAELGHDVFIVEKSPWLGGRVAQLNKYFPKLCPPSCGLEIQFQRIRNNPRIKFFTQAQVVGFVGVKGDYKVQVRIEPRHTAPHNVDFSLLASSLEGTTPSEFDLGLGKRKALYKAMPFAFPARYTLDTHTLSKADTARVAGAQFLDLAEKPHEVELSVGAVVVATGWKPYDVTRLSNLGAGKVKNCISNMQLERLASPFGPTGGRMVRPTDGRQPLQVAFVQCAGSRDQNHLNYCSYICCMATLKQCLYLSEQSPQTQITVYYIDLRAPGRYTKVLEKVQALPNVHFVKGKVADVVQAPGDMVRLTAEDAVRGEKMTLDYDLVVLATGMQPSLAGEDAPLPLPLDEDGFIAGGEEAGIFAAGCARMPLDVMRSAQSGTAAALKAVQTVKGR, from the coding sequence ATGTCCAATGCCATTCTCGTCGTGGGCGGCGGCTTTGCGGGCCTCACAGCCGCCATTGAAGCGGCGGAACTGGGGCACGACGTCTTCATCGTCGAAAAGTCGCCCTGGCTGGGCGGCCGCGTGGCTCAGCTCAACAAATATTTCCCCAAACTCTGTCCCCCCTCCTGCGGGCTGGAAATCCAGTTCCAGCGCATCAGGAATAACCCGCGCATCAAATTTTTCACCCAGGCCCAGGTGGTGGGCTTTGTGGGCGTCAAGGGCGATTACAAGGTGCAGGTGCGCATTGAACCGCGCCACACCGCGCCCCACAATGTGGATTTCAGCCTGCTGGCCTCCAGTCTGGAAGGCACGACCCCCAGCGAGTTTGACCTGGGGCTCGGCAAGCGCAAGGCCCTCTACAAGGCCATGCCCTTTGCCTTTCCCGCACGCTACACCCTGGACACGCACACCCTTTCCAAGGCCGATACGGCCCGGGTGGCGGGGGCCCAGTTCCTGGACCTGGCCGAAAAGCCCCACGAGGTGGAGCTCAGCGTGGGCGCTGTGGTGGTGGCCACGGGCTGGAAGCCCTATGACGTGACCCGCCTCAGCAACCTGGGCGCGGGCAAAGTCAAAAATTGTATTTCCAACATGCAGTTGGAGCGTCTGGCTTCGCCCTTCGGCCCCACGGGCGGCCGTATGGTGCGGCCCACGGACGGGCGGCAGCCCTTGCAGGTGGCTTTTGTGCAGTGCGCGGGCTCGCGCGACCAAAACCACCTCAACTACTGCTCCTACATCTGCTGTATGGCCACACTCAAGCAGTGTCTGTATCTTTCGGAGCAGAGCCCCCAGACGCAGATCACCGTCTACTACATCGACCTGCGCGCCCCTGGCCGCTACACCAAGGTGCTGGAAAAAGTCCAGGCCTTGCCCAACGTGCATTTCGTCAAGGGCAAGGTGGCGGACGTGGTTCAGGCCCCCGGCGACATGGTGCGGCTTACGGCCGAAGACGCTGTGCGCGGCGAGAAAATGACCCTGGATTATGATCTGGTGGTGCTGGCCACGGGCATGCAGCCTTCGCTGGCCGGTGAGGACGCGCCCTTGCCCCTGCCTCTGGATGAAGACGGCTTTATTGCGGGCGGCGAAGAGGCCGGCATTTTCGCCGCCGGTTGCGCACGCATGCCCCTGGATGTGATGCGCTCCGCGCAGTCCGGCACAGCCGCCGCCTTGAAGGCGGTGCAAACGGTGAAAGGGAGGTAG
- a CDS encoding flagellar biosynthesis protein FlhF — protein MQVKTFTGATAQELLARIKAEMGPEAVILGSRTYRKNGVVHHEITAGLERPEASAQPVGAGWNEWRKDWQHVKEQLFALMKPAMRLDRLTPRQRVALEYLQREGVSDAVAVDLYQRLTDAPGASVLESLCRMVPVRPWSREHWPQRLHVLAGPYGAGKTTTALRLALHWRREAPETRIAFINADCLRGNGRLVLRHWAELSGFTYMEAPDKPALEQALAACAEARAVFVDTPGLDRADTLAAWCEHMGLDLADAATHLVLSPFYDATQTRALLRRYSHDGPGSLVWTKLDEAVSFGTMVNVACAAGLPVSALSFGAELQQSLAPATEPLVWRLIFKRQLPGQAA, from the coding sequence ATGCAGGTCAAGACATTTACCGGAGCCACAGCACAGGAGCTGCTTGCCAGGATCAAGGCCGAAATGGGGCCTGAAGCCGTCATTCTGGGCAGCCGCACCTACCGTAAGAACGGGGTCGTCCACCACGAGATCACCGCCGGCCTGGAACGCCCGGAAGCCTCCGCCCAGCCCGTGGGTGCGGGCTGGAACGAATGGCGCAAGGACTGGCAGCACGTCAAAGAACAACTTTTTGCCCTCATGAAGCCTGCCATGCGCCTGGATCGCCTCACTCCCCGGCAGCGTGTGGCCTTGGAATATCTGCAGCGCGAGGGCGTTTCCGACGCCGTGGCCGTGGACCTTTATCAGCGCCTGACCGACGCGCCCGGCGCCTCTGTGCTGGAAAGCCTGTGCCGCATGGTGCCGGTGCGGCCCTGGAGCAGGGAGCACTGGCCCCAGCGCCTGCATGTGCTGGCGGGTCCGTACGGCGCGGGTAAGACCACTACGGCTCTGCGCCTGGCCCTGCACTGGCGGCGGGAAGCGCCGGAGACGCGCATCGCTTTTATCAACGCGGACTGCCTGCGCGGCAACGGGCGTCTGGTGCTGCGCCACTGGGCGGAGCTTTCGGGCTTTACTTATATGGAGGCCCCGGACAAGCCCGCCCTGGAGCAGGCCCTGGCCGCCTGCGCCGAAGCGCGCGCCGTGTTTGTGGATACGCCCGGCCTGGACCGCGCCGATACCCTGGCCGCCTGGTGCGAGCACATGGGGCTGGATTTGGCCGACGCGGCCACGCATCTGGTGCTTTCTCCTTTTTATGACGCAACGCAGACGCGCGCCCTGCTGCGGCGCTACAGCCATGACGGGCCGGGCTCCCTGGTCTGGACCAAGTTGGACGAAGCCGTTAGCTTTGGTACTATGGTCAATGTGGCCTGCGCCGCCGGCTTGCCTGTATCGGCCCTTTCGTTCGGCGCGGAGCTGCAGCAGAGCCTTGCCCCGGCCACGGAGCCGCTGGTCTGGCGCCTGATTTTCAAACGGCAGTTGCCCGGCCAGGCGGCCTGA